Proteins from a single region of Halichoerus grypus chromosome 13, mHalGry1.hap1.1, whole genome shotgun sequence:
- the DDX51 gene encoding ATP-dependent RNA helicase DDX51 isoform X3, with translation MALFHVARYAGPEAAGAEAEADGRARALLERLQCRARERQQQKQPQPREAARTSEAAGRRRRRPRRPRRREGGGAPGSPHAPRGKRRKVDGEDENAGSSEEARGESGAGPPEEPGGRPPGDASGPPAQALLLGGCGRSRAPKVQPFLPSWLAEPSRVGKSVTEDLVPIEDIPEVHPDMQKKLRAHGISSYFPVQAAVIPALLESTANGFLVARGGYWPSDLCVSAPTGSGKTLAFVIPVVQALLRRAVCQVRALVVLPTKELAQQVSKVFNIYTDATPLRVALITGQKSLIKEQESLVQKTADGFRCLADVVVATPGRLVDHIDQTPGFSLQHLRFLVIDEADRMVDSMHQSWLPRVVEAAFPRDGAKEPFALLQRRQPRATTAASISCPQMPLQKLLFSATLTQNPEKLQQLGLYQPRLFSTGLTYKGPRDTDEDRDSGGKYTFPAGLSHHYVPCSLRTKPLAILHLILEKNFSRVLCFTNSRENSHRLFLLVQAFGGVSAAEFSSRCGPGQRKAVLKQFEQGKVQLLISTDATARGIDVQGVQLVINYDAPQYLRTYVHRVGRTARAGKTGQAFTLLLRVQVRLLESDPGPGTSAGSTARGKQGPFPLASPQERRFLRMLAEAGVLETARHDIPGELLQPLVPRYEAALSQLERAVKEERRQKAP, from the exons ATGGCGCTCTTCCACGTCGCGCGGTACGCGGGCCCCGAGGCGGCCGGGGCGGAGGCCGAGGCGGACGGCCGGGCGCGCGCGCTGCTGGAGCGGCTGCAGTGCCGTGCCCGAGAGCGGCAGCAGCAGAAGCAGCCGCAACCGCGGGAGGCCGCGCGGACGTCGgaggcggcggggcggcggcggcggcggccgcgcaGACCGCGGAGGCGCGAGGGCGGCGGGGCCCCGGGGAGCCCGCACGCGCCGCGGGGGAAGCGGCGGAAAGTGGACGGCGAGGACGAGAACGCAg GGAGCAGCGAAGAGGCGCGCGGGGAGAGCGGCGCGGGGCCGCCGGAGGAGCCGGGCGGACGGCCCCCCGGAGACGCGTCGGGGcctccagcccaggccctgcTGCTCGGGGGCTGCGGGAGAAGCAGGGCGCCGAAG GTCCAGCCTTTCCTGCCGTCGTGGTTGGCTGAGCCAAGCCGCGTTGGAAAGAGTGTCACTGAAGATTTGGTGCCTATCGAGGACATCCCTGAAGTCCACCCTGACATGCAGAAGAAACTGCGGGCTCATGGCATATCGTCCTACTTCCCAG TCCAGGCAGCAGTgattcctgccctcctggagaGCACAGCCAACGGGTTTCTGGTGGCCAGAGGTGGCTACTGGCCCAGTGATCTCTGTGTCTCTGCCCCAACGGGCAGTGGGAAGACTTTGGCCTTTGTCATTCCGGTGGTACAG gccctATTACGTCGAGCTGTTTGCCAGGTCCGTGCTTTGGTTGTGCTGCCCACCAAGGAGCTGGCCCAGCAG GTGAGCAAAGTGTTCAACATCTACACAGATGCCACTCCTCTGCGTGTCGCCCTGATCACTGGGCAGAAGTCGCTGATCAAGGAGCAGGAGAGTCTTGTCCAGAAGAC AGCAGACGGCTTCCGCTGCTTGGCTGACGTGGTGGTGGCCACTCCTGGCCGCCTGGTGGACCACATCGACCAGACCCCAGGATTCAGCCTCCAGCACCTCCGCTTCCTG GTCATCGATGAGGCCGACCGCATGGTAGACAGCATGCACCAGTCCTGGCTGCCCCGGGTGGTGGAGGCGGCCTTCCCGAGGGACGGGGCCAAGGAGCCCTTCGCTCTGCTCCAGAGGCGGCAACCCCGGGCCACGACTGCCGCCAG tatttcttgtccTCAGATGCCACTGCAGAAGCTGCTCTTTTCGGCCACTCTGACGCAGAATCCTGAGAAGCTGCAGCAGCTGGGCCTCTACCAGCCCCGGCTCTTCTCCACGGGGCTGACGTACAAGGGCCCCAGAGACACTGACGAAGACAGGGACTCCGGCGGGAAGTACACCTTCCCTGCAGGGCTCTCG CACCACTACGTGCCCTGCAGCCTCCGCACTAAGCCACTGGCCATCCTGCATCTGATCCTGGAGAAGAATTTCTCCAGGGTCCTCTGCTTCACCAACTCCCGCGAGAACTCGCACAG GCTCTTCCTGCTCGTCCAGGCTTTCGGAGGTGTGAGCGCGGCTGAATTCTCCTCCCGCTGCGGGCCCGGCCAGAGGAAGGCGGTCTTGAAGCAGTTTGAGCAGGGCAAGGTTCAGCT CCTCATCAGCACAGACGCCACCGCGCGAGGCATCGACGTGCAGGGCGTGCAGCTGGTCATCAACTATGACGCCCCCCAGTACCTGCGCACCTACGTCCATCG GGTCGGAAGAACCGCCCGCGCTGGAAAAACCGGACAGGCCTTCACGCTGCTCCTCAGAGTGCAGGTGCGTCTGCTGGAGTCCGACCCAGGGCCCGGGACCTCTGCCGGCAGCACTGCTCGCGGGAAACAGGGCCCCTTCCCGCTTGCTTCCCCGCAGGAGAGGAGGTTCCTCCGCATGCTAGCCGAGGCTGGGGTGCTGGAGACGGCACGGCACGACATCCCGGGCGAGCTCCTGCAGCCGCTGGTCCCGCGGTACGAGGCGGCCTTGTCCCAGCTGGAGCGAGCCGTCAAG GAAGAGCGAAGGCAGAAGGCGCCCTGA
- the DDX51 gene encoding ATP-dependent RNA helicase DDX51 isoform X1, which produces MALFHVARYAGPEAAGAEAEADGRARALLERLQCRARERQQQKQPQPREAARTSEAAGRRRRRPRRPRRREGGGAPGSPHAPRGKRRKVDGEDENAGSSEEARGESGAGPPEEPGGRPPGDASGPPAQALLLGGCGRSRAPKVQPFLPSWLAEPSRVGKSVTEDLVPIEDIPEVHPDMQKKLRAHGISSYFPVQAAVIPALLESTANGFLVARGGYWPSDLCVSAPTGSGKTLAFVIPVVQALLRRAVCQVRALVVLPTKELAQQVSKVFNIYTDATPLRVALITGQKSLIKEQESLVQKTADGFRCLADVVVATPGRLVDHIDQTPGFSLQHLRFLVIDEADRMVDSMHQSWLPRVVEAAFPRDGAKEPFALLQRRQPRATTAARYLTLSLPCTRCGRLWTAPSCFLSVFETPRPQSGLVCSGVAGALQVSWLDQGCCPITRSPFSISCPQMPLQKLLFSATLTQNPEKLQQLGLYQPRLFSTGLTYKGPRDTDEDRDSGGKYTFPAGLSHHYVPCSLRTKPLAILHLILEKNFSRVLCFTNSRENSHRLFLLVQAFGGVSAAEFSSRCGPGQRKAVLKQFEQGKVQLLISTDATARGIDVQGVQLVINYDAPQYLRTYVHRVGRTARAGKTGQAFTLLLRVQVRLLESDPGPGTSAGSTARGKQGPFPLASPQERRFLRMLAEAGVLETARHDIPGELLQPLVPRYEAALSQLERAVKEERRQKAP; this is translated from the exons ATGGCGCTCTTCCACGTCGCGCGGTACGCGGGCCCCGAGGCGGCCGGGGCGGAGGCCGAGGCGGACGGCCGGGCGCGCGCGCTGCTGGAGCGGCTGCAGTGCCGTGCCCGAGAGCGGCAGCAGCAGAAGCAGCCGCAACCGCGGGAGGCCGCGCGGACGTCGgaggcggcggggcggcggcggcggcggccgcgcaGACCGCGGAGGCGCGAGGGCGGCGGGGCCCCGGGGAGCCCGCACGCGCCGCGGGGGAAGCGGCGGAAAGTGGACGGCGAGGACGAGAACGCAg GGAGCAGCGAAGAGGCGCGCGGGGAGAGCGGCGCGGGGCCGCCGGAGGAGCCGGGCGGACGGCCCCCCGGAGACGCGTCGGGGcctccagcccaggccctgcTGCTCGGGGGCTGCGGGAGAAGCAGGGCGCCGAAG GTCCAGCCTTTCCTGCCGTCGTGGTTGGCTGAGCCAAGCCGCGTTGGAAAGAGTGTCACTGAAGATTTGGTGCCTATCGAGGACATCCCTGAAGTCCACCCTGACATGCAGAAGAAACTGCGGGCTCATGGCATATCGTCCTACTTCCCAG TCCAGGCAGCAGTgattcctgccctcctggagaGCACAGCCAACGGGTTTCTGGTGGCCAGAGGTGGCTACTGGCCCAGTGATCTCTGTGTCTCTGCCCCAACGGGCAGTGGGAAGACTTTGGCCTTTGTCATTCCGGTGGTACAG gccctATTACGTCGAGCTGTTTGCCAGGTCCGTGCTTTGGTTGTGCTGCCCACCAAGGAGCTGGCCCAGCAG GTGAGCAAAGTGTTCAACATCTACACAGATGCCACTCCTCTGCGTGTCGCCCTGATCACTGGGCAGAAGTCGCTGATCAAGGAGCAGGAGAGTCTTGTCCAGAAGAC AGCAGACGGCTTCCGCTGCTTGGCTGACGTGGTGGTGGCCACTCCTGGCCGCCTGGTGGACCACATCGACCAGACCCCAGGATTCAGCCTCCAGCACCTCCGCTTCCTG GTCATCGATGAGGCCGACCGCATGGTAGACAGCATGCACCAGTCCTGGCTGCCCCGGGTGGTGGAGGCGGCCTTCCCGAGGGACGGGGCCAAGGAGCCCTTCGCTCTGCTCCAGAGGCGGCAACCCCGGGCCACGACTGCCGCCAGGTACCTGACACTGAGCCTGCCCTGCACTCGGTGTGGCCGCCTGTGGACAGCCCCgtcgtgctttctctctgtctttgagaCCCCTCGGCCCCAGTCTGGTCTGGTGTGTTCTGGGGTGGCCGGGGCTCTGCAGGTCAGCTGGCTAGACCAAGGCTGCTGTCCCATCACCCGctcccctttcagtatttcttgtccTCAGATGCCACTGCAGAAGCTGCTCTTTTCGGCCACTCTGACGCAGAATCCTGAGAAGCTGCAGCAGCTGGGCCTCTACCAGCCCCGGCTCTTCTCCACGGGGCTGACGTACAAGGGCCCCAGAGACACTGACGAAGACAGGGACTCCGGCGGGAAGTACACCTTCCCTGCAGGGCTCTCG CACCACTACGTGCCCTGCAGCCTCCGCACTAAGCCACTGGCCATCCTGCATCTGATCCTGGAGAAGAATTTCTCCAGGGTCCTCTGCTTCACCAACTCCCGCGAGAACTCGCACAG GCTCTTCCTGCTCGTCCAGGCTTTCGGAGGTGTGAGCGCGGCTGAATTCTCCTCCCGCTGCGGGCCCGGCCAGAGGAAGGCGGTCTTGAAGCAGTTTGAGCAGGGCAAGGTTCAGCT CCTCATCAGCACAGACGCCACCGCGCGAGGCATCGACGTGCAGGGCGTGCAGCTGGTCATCAACTATGACGCCCCCCAGTACCTGCGCACCTACGTCCATCG GGTCGGAAGAACCGCCCGCGCTGGAAAAACCGGACAGGCCTTCACGCTGCTCCTCAGAGTGCAGGTGCGTCTGCTGGAGTCCGACCCAGGGCCCGGGACCTCTGCCGGCAGCACTGCTCGCGGGAAACAGGGCCCCTTCCCGCTTGCTTCCCCGCAGGAGAGGAGGTTCCTCCGCATGCTAGCCGAGGCTGGGGTGCTGGAGACGGCACGGCACGACATCCCGGGCGAGCTCCTGCAGCCGCTGGTCCCGCGGTACGAGGCGGCCTTGTCCCAGCTGGAGCGAGCCGTCAAG GAAGAGCGAAGGCAGAAGGCGCCCTGA
- the DDX51 gene encoding ATP-dependent RNA helicase DDX51 isoform X5, with amino-acid sequence MAYRPTSQAAVIPALLESTANGFLVARGGYWPSDLCVSAPTGSGKTLAFVIPVVQALLRRAVCQVRALVVLPTKELAQQVSKVFNIYTDATPLRVALITGQKSLIKEQESLVQKTADGFRCLADVVVATPGRLVDHIDQTPGFSLQHLRFLVIDEADRMVDSMHQSWLPRVVEAAFPRDGAKEPFALLQRRQPRATTAARYLTLSLPCTRCGRLWTAPSCFLSVFETPRPQSGLVCSGVAGALQVSWLDQGCCPITRSPFSISCPQMPLQKLLFSATLTQNPEKLQQLGLYQPRLFSTGLTYKGPRDTDEDRDSGGKYTFPAGLSHHYVPCSLRTKPLAILHLILEKNFSRVLCFTNSRENSHRLFLLVQAFGGVSAAEFSSRCGPGQRKAVLKQFEQGKVQLLISTDATARGIDVQGVQLVINYDAPQYLRTYVHRVGRTARAGKTGQAFTLLLRVQVRLLESDPGPGTSAGSTARGKQGPFPLASPQERRFLRMLAEAGVLETARHDIPGELLQPLVPRYEAALSQLERAVKEERRQKAP; translated from the exons ATGGCATATCGTCCTACTTCCCAG GCAGCAGTgattcctgccctcctggagaGCACAGCCAACGGGTTTCTGGTGGCCAGAGGTGGCTACTGGCCCAGTGATCTCTGTGTCTCTGCCCCAACGGGCAGTGGGAAGACTTTGGCCTTTGTCATTCCGGTGGTACAG gccctATTACGTCGAGCTGTTTGCCAGGTCCGTGCTTTGGTTGTGCTGCCCACCAAGGAGCTGGCCCAGCAG GTGAGCAAAGTGTTCAACATCTACACAGATGCCACTCCTCTGCGTGTCGCCCTGATCACTGGGCAGAAGTCGCTGATCAAGGAGCAGGAGAGTCTTGTCCAGAAGAC AGCAGACGGCTTCCGCTGCTTGGCTGACGTGGTGGTGGCCACTCCTGGCCGCCTGGTGGACCACATCGACCAGACCCCAGGATTCAGCCTCCAGCACCTCCGCTTCCTG GTCATCGATGAGGCCGACCGCATGGTAGACAGCATGCACCAGTCCTGGCTGCCCCGGGTGGTGGAGGCGGCCTTCCCGAGGGACGGGGCCAAGGAGCCCTTCGCTCTGCTCCAGAGGCGGCAACCCCGGGCCACGACTGCCGCCAGGTACCTGACACTGAGCCTGCCCTGCACTCGGTGTGGCCGCCTGTGGACAGCCCCgtcgtgctttctctctgtctttgagaCCCCTCGGCCCCAGTCTGGTCTGGTGTGTTCTGGGGTGGCCGGGGCTCTGCAGGTCAGCTGGCTAGACCAAGGCTGCTGTCCCATCACCCGctcccctttcagtatttcttgtccTCAGATGCCACTGCAGAAGCTGCTCTTTTCGGCCACTCTGACGCAGAATCCTGAGAAGCTGCAGCAGCTGGGCCTCTACCAGCCCCGGCTCTTCTCCACGGGGCTGACGTACAAGGGCCCCAGAGACACTGACGAAGACAGGGACTCCGGCGGGAAGTACACCTTCCCTGCAGGGCTCTCG CACCACTACGTGCCCTGCAGCCTCCGCACTAAGCCACTGGCCATCCTGCATCTGATCCTGGAGAAGAATTTCTCCAGGGTCCTCTGCTTCACCAACTCCCGCGAGAACTCGCACAG GCTCTTCCTGCTCGTCCAGGCTTTCGGAGGTGTGAGCGCGGCTGAATTCTCCTCCCGCTGCGGGCCCGGCCAGAGGAAGGCGGTCTTGAAGCAGTTTGAGCAGGGCAAGGTTCAGCT CCTCATCAGCACAGACGCCACCGCGCGAGGCATCGACGTGCAGGGCGTGCAGCTGGTCATCAACTATGACGCCCCCCAGTACCTGCGCACCTACGTCCATCG GGTCGGAAGAACCGCCCGCGCTGGAAAAACCGGACAGGCCTTCACGCTGCTCCTCAGAGTGCAGGTGCGTCTGCTGGAGTCCGACCCAGGGCCCGGGACCTCTGCCGGCAGCACTGCTCGCGGGAAACAGGGCCCCTTCCCGCTTGCTTCCCCGCAGGAGAGGAGGTTCCTCCGCATGCTAGCCGAGGCTGGGGTGCTGGAGACGGCACGGCACGACATCCCGGGCGAGCTCCTGCAGCCGCTGGTCCCGCGGTACGAGGCGGCCTTGTCCCAGCTGGAGCGAGCCGTCAAG GAAGAGCGAAGGCAGAAGGCGCCCTGA
- the DDX51 gene encoding ATP-dependent RNA helicase DDX51 isoform X2, translating into MALFHVARYAGPEAAGAEAEADGRARALLERLQCRARERQQQKQPQPREAARTSEAAGRRRRRPRRPRRREGGGAPGSPHAPRGKRRKVDGEDENAGSSEEARGESGAGPPEEPGGRPPGDASGPPAQALLLGGCGRSRAPKVQPFLPSWLAEPSRVGKSVTEDLVPIEDIPEVHPDMQKKLRAHGISSYFPVQAAVIPALLESTANGFLVARGGYWPSDLCVSAPTGSGKTLAFVIPVVQALLRRAVCQVRALVVLPTKELAQQVSKVFNIYTDATPLRVALITGQKSLIKEQESLVQKTADGFRCLADVVVATPGRLVDHIDQTPGFSLQHLRFLVIDEADRMVDSMHQSWLPRVVEAAFPRDGAKEPFALLQRRQPRATTAARYLTLSLPCTRCGRLWTAPSCFLSVFETPRPQSGLVCSGVAGALQVSWLDQGCCPITRSPFSISCPQMPLQKLLFSATLTQNPEKLQQLGLYQPRLFSTGLTYKGPRDTDEDRDSGGKYTFPAGLSHHYVPCSLRTKPLAILHLILEKNFSRVLCFTNSRENSHRLFLLVQAFGGVSAAEFSSRCGPGQRKAVLKQFEQGKVQLLISTDATARGIDVQGVQLVINYDAPQYLRTYVHRVGRTARAGKTGQAFTLLLRVQERRFLRMLAEAGVLETARHDIPGELLQPLVPRYEAALSQLERAVKEERRQKAP; encoded by the exons ATGGCGCTCTTCCACGTCGCGCGGTACGCGGGCCCCGAGGCGGCCGGGGCGGAGGCCGAGGCGGACGGCCGGGCGCGCGCGCTGCTGGAGCGGCTGCAGTGCCGTGCCCGAGAGCGGCAGCAGCAGAAGCAGCCGCAACCGCGGGAGGCCGCGCGGACGTCGgaggcggcggggcggcggcggcggcggccgcgcaGACCGCGGAGGCGCGAGGGCGGCGGGGCCCCGGGGAGCCCGCACGCGCCGCGGGGGAAGCGGCGGAAAGTGGACGGCGAGGACGAGAACGCAg GGAGCAGCGAAGAGGCGCGCGGGGAGAGCGGCGCGGGGCCGCCGGAGGAGCCGGGCGGACGGCCCCCCGGAGACGCGTCGGGGcctccagcccaggccctgcTGCTCGGGGGCTGCGGGAGAAGCAGGGCGCCGAAG GTCCAGCCTTTCCTGCCGTCGTGGTTGGCTGAGCCAAGCCGCGTTGGAAAGAGTGTCACTGAAGATTTGGTGCCTATCGAGGACATCCCTGAAGTCCACCCTGACATGCAGAAGAAACTGCGGGCTCATGGCATATCGTCCTACTTCCCAG TCCAGGCAGCAGTgattcctgccctcctggagaGCACAGCCAACGGGTTTCTGGTGGCCAGAGGTGGCTACTGGCCCAGTGATCTCTGTGTCTCTGCCCCAACGGGCAGTGGGAAGACTTTGGCCTTTGTCATTCCGGTGGTACAG gccctATTACGTCGAGCTGTTTGCCAGGTCCGTGCTTTGGTTGTGCTGCCCACCAAGGAGCTGGCCCAGCAG GTGAGCAAAGTGTTCAACATCTACACAGATGCCACTCCTCTGCGTGTCGCCCTGATCACTGGGCAGAAGTCGCTGATCAAGGAGCAGGAGAGTCTTGTCCAGAAGAC AGCAGACGGCTTCCGCTGCTTGGCTGACGTGGTGGTGGCCACTCCTGGCCGCCTGGTGGACCACATCGACCAGACCCCAGGATTCAGCCTCCAGCACCTCCGCTTCCTG GTCATCGATGAGGCCGACCGCATGGTAGACAGCATGCACCAGTCCTGGCTGCCCCGGGTGGTGGAGGCGGCCTTCCCGAGGGACGGGGCCAAGGAGCCCTTCGCTCTGCTCCAGAGGCGGCAACCCCGGGCCACGACTGCCGCCAGGTACCTGACACTGAGCCTGCCCTGCACTCGGTGTGGCCGCCTGTGGACAGCCCCgtcgtgctttctctctgtctttgagaCCCCTCGGCCCCAGTCTGGTCTGGTGTGTTCTGGGGTGGCCGGGGCTCTGCAGGTCAGCTGGCTAGACCAAGGCTGCTGTCCCATCACCCGctcccctttcagtatttcttgtccTCAGATGCCACTGCAGAAGCTGCTCTTTTCGGCCACTCTGACGCAGAATCCTGAGAAGCTGCAGCAGCTGGGCCTCTACCAGCCCCGGCTCTTCTCCACGGGGCTGACGTACAAGGGCCCCAGAGACACTGACGAAGACAGGGACTCCGGCGGGAAGTACACCTTCCCTGCAGGGCTCTCG CACCACTACGTGCCCTGCAGCCTCCGCACTAAGCCACTGGCCATCCTGCATCTGATCCTGGAGAAGAATTTCTCCAGGGTCCTCTGCTTCACCAACTCCCGCGAGAACTCGCACAG GCTCTTCCTGCTCGTCCAGGCTTTCGGAGGTGTGAGCGCGGCTGAATTCTCCTCCCGCTGCGGGCCCGGCCAGAGGAAGGCGGTCTTGAAGCAGTTTGAGCAGGGCAAGGTTCAGCT CCTCATCAGCACAGACGCCACCGCGCGAGGCATCGACGTGCAGGGCGTGCAGCTGGTCATCAACTATGACGCCCCCCAGTACCTGCGCACCTACGTCCATCG GGTCGGAAGAACCGCCCGCGCTGGAAAAACCGGACAGGCCTTCACGCTGCTCCTCAGAGTGCAG GAGAGGAGGTTCCTCCGCATGCTAGCCGAGGCTGGGGTGCTGGAGACGGCACGGCACGACATCCCGGGCGAGCTCCTGCAGCCGCTGGTCCCGCGGTACGAGGCGGCCTTGTCCCAGCTGGAGCGAGCCGTCAAG GAAGAGCGAAGGCAGAAGGCGCCCTGA
- the DDX51 gene encoding ATP-dependent RNA helicase DDX51 isoform X4 — protein MALFHVARYAGPEAAGAEAEADGRARALLERLQCRARERQQQKQPQPREAARTSEAAGRRRRRPRRPRRREGGGAPGSPHAPRGKRRKVDGEDENAGSSEEARGESGAGPPEEPGGRPPGDASGPPAQALLLGGCGRSRAPKVQPFLPSWLAEPSRVGKSVTEDLVPIEDIPEVHPDMQKKLRAHGISSYFPVQAAVIPALLESTANGFLVARGGYWPSDLCVSAPTGSGKTLAFVIPVVQALLRRAVCQVRALVVLPTKELAQQVSKVFNIYTDATPLRVALITGQKSLIKEQESLVQKTADGFRCLADVVVATPGRLVDHIDQTPGFSLQHLRFLVIDEADRMVDSMHQSWLPRVVEAAFPRDGAKEPFALLQRRQPRATTAARYLTLSLPCTRCGRLWTAPSCFLSVFETPRPQSGLVCSGVAGALQVSWLDQGCCPITRSPFSISCPQMPLQKLLFSATLTQNPEKLQQLGLYQPRLFSTGLTYKGPRDTDEDRDSGGKYTFPAGLSHHYVPCSLRTKPLAILHLILEKNFSRVLCFTNSRENSHRLSEV, from the exons ATGGCGCTCTTCCACGTCGCGCGGTACGCGGGCCCCGAGGCGGCCGGGGCGGAGGCCGAGGCGGACGGCCGGGCGCGCGCGCTGCTGGAGCGGCTGCAGTGCCGTGCCCGAGAGCGGCAGCAGCAGAAGCAGCCGCAACCGCGGGAGGCCGCGCGGACGTCGgaggcggcggggcggcggcggcggcggccgcgcaGACCGCGGAGGCGCGAGGGCGGCGGGGCCCCGGGGAGCCCGCACGCGCCGCGGGGGAAGCGGCGGAAAGTGGACGGCGAGGACGAGAACGCAg GGAGCAGCGAAGAGGCGCGCGGGGAGAGCGGCGCGGGGCCGCCGGAGGAGCCGGGCGGACGGCCCCCCGGAGACGCGTCGGGGcctccagcccaggccctgcTGCTCGGGGGCTGCGGGAGAAGCAGGGCGCCGAAG GTCCAGCCTTTCCTGCCGTCGTGGTTGGCTGAGCCAAGCCGCGTTGGAAAGAGTGTCACTGAAGATTTGGTGCCTATCGAGGACATCCCTGAAGTCCACCCTGACATGCAGAAGAAACTGCGGGCTCATGGCATATCGTCCTACTTCCCAG TCCAGGCAGCAGTgattcctgccctcctggagaGCACAGCCAACGGGTTTCTGGTGGCCAGAGGTGGCTACTGGCCCAGTGATCTCTGTGTCTCTGCCCCAACGGGCAGTGGGAAGACTTTGGCCTTTGTCATTCCGGTGGTACAG gccctATTACGTCGAGCTGTTTGCCAGGTCCGTGCTTTGGTTGTGCTGCCCACCAAGGAGCTGGCCCAGCAG GTGAGCAAAGTGTTCAACATCTACACAGATGCCACTCCTCTGCGTGTCGCCCTGATCACTGGGCAGAAGTCGCTGATCAAGGAGCAGGAGAGTCTTGTCCAGAAGAC AGCAGACGGCTTCCGCTGCTTGGCTGACGTGGTGGTGGCCACTCCTGGCCGCCTGGTGGACCACATCGACCAGACCCCAGGATTCAGCCTCCAGCACCTCCGCTTCCTG GTCATCGATGAGGCCGACCGCATGGTAGACAGCATGCACCAGTCCTGGCTGCCCCGGGTGGTGGAGGCGGCCTTCCCGAGGGACGGGGCCAAGGAGCCCTTCGCTCTGCTCCAGAGGCGGCAACCCCGGGCCACGACTGCCGCCAGGTACCTGACACTGAGCCTGCCCTGCACTCGGTGTGGCCGCCTGTGGACAGCCCCgtcgtgctttctctctgtctttgagaCCCCTCGGCCCCAGTCTGGTCTGGTGTGTTCTGGGGTGGCCGGGGCTCTGCAGGTCAGCTGGCTAGACCAAGGCTGCTGTCCCATCACCCGctcccctttcagtatttcttgtccTCAGATGCCACTGCAGAAGCTGCTCTTTTCGGCCACTCTGACGCAGAATCCTGAGAAGCTGCAGCAGCTGGGCCTCTACCAGCCCCGGCTCTTCTCCACGGGGCTGACGTACAAGGGCCCCAGAGACACTGACGAAGACAGGGACTCCGGCGGGAAGTACACCTTCCCTGCAGGGCTCTCG CACCACTACGTGCCCTGCAGCCTCCGCACTAAGCCACTGGCCATCCTGCATCTGATCCTGGAGAAGAATTTCTCCAGGGTCCTCTGCTTCACCAACTCCCGCGAGAACTCGCACAG GCTTTCGGAGGTGTGA